In the Flagellimonas sp. HMM57 genome, one interval contains:
- a CDS encoding YciI family protein, translated as MKNFLIFIAFCCLSTWIHAQDTATEKHFIALYTVGEGWDMEKQPAEQPYFKEHSAFLSQLRKEKNIVIGARYSDTGMLVLKAKDLETVKKLLNQDIAIQNKLFNLIIHPFTPFYKGCVE; from the coding sequence ATGAAAAACTTTTTAATCTTCATTGCTTTCTGTTGCCTTTCAACTTGGATTCATGCACAGGATACCGCGACAGAAAAACATTTTATCGCTTTATATACTGTTGGTGAAGGTTGGGATATGGAAAAACAGCCTGCTGAACAACCTTACTTTAAAGAACATTCAGCGTTTCTATCCCAATTGCGAAAAGAAAAAAATATTGTAATCGGTGCCCGTTATAGTGATACAGGTATGTTAGTTTTAAAAGCAAAAGACTTAGAAACCGTAAAAAAACTATTAAACCAAGATATTGCAATCCAAAATAAACTGTTTAATCTGATCATACATCCCTTTACTCCATTTTATAAAGGATGCGTTGAATAA
- a CDS encoding SulP family inorganic anion transporter gives MKKYLNLFDFSQKVNYRTEILSGLTVALALVPEAIAFALIPGFSPLTGLYAAFVLALVTSILGGRPGMISGATGAVAVIFVGLILELKKTFPGIEPTTILNYVFATVIIAGILQILAGVLRLGKFIRLVPHPVMFGFVNGLAIIIFMAQFPNFYEKGTDTLLSGTSLLTMLGLTLLTMLIIWGFPKLTKMIPSSLLAIVVVSAIVLGFGIDTLTVADTMREGETIKGSFPPLSIPKIPFTWETFMIIIPYAGIVAGVGLIESLLTLNIIDEITETRGSGNKECVAQGTANILSGFLSGMGGCAMIGQSLINTSSGARARLSGITAAVMLLVFIMFGSSLIEQLPMAALVGLMFMVAIGTFEWASFKTFRKMPNSDVIVMVLVTLITAITHNLAIAVLFGVIISALAYSWENAKRIRARKYVDDNGVKHYEIYGPLFFGSTTLFAEKFDIQNDPTEVIIDFQESRVADMSGIEALNKLTERYAKAGKKVHLRHLSKDCIRLLDNAKDIIEVNVLEDPTYKVVVDDALI, from the coding sequence ATGAAAAAGTACCTTAATCTTTTTGACTTTTCCCAAAAGGTAAACTACCGCACCGAAATTTTATCTGGTCTGACCGTAGCTTTGGCATTGGTGCCAGAAGCTATTGCCTTTGCATTGATTCCCGGGTTTTCACCCCTCACCGGACTATATGCTGCTTTTGTGTTGGCATTGGTCACCTCAATTTTGGGTGGTCGCCCGGGAATGATTTCTGGAGCAACGGGTGCTGTTGCCGTTATTTTTGTTGGATTGATCTTGGAACTTAAAAAGACTTTCCCTGGAATAGAGCCTACAACGATATTGAACTATGTTTTTGCCACGGTCATTATTGCTGGAATACTTCAGATTTTGGCCGGAGTGCTGCGATTGGGAAAATTTATCCGTCTTGTTCCACATCCCGTAATGTTCGGTTTTGTAAACGGACTGGCGATTATCATTTTTATGGCGCAGTTTCCAAACTTTTATGAGAAAGGAACCGATACGCTGTTATCGGGCACATCATTACTTACAATGCTGGGTTTAACCTTATTGACAATGTTGATTATTTGGGGCTTTCCAAAGCTAACAAAAATGATTCCTTCATCCCTTTTGGCGATTGTGGTCGTATCGGCCATCGTACTCGGTTTTGGCATTGATACACTTACGGTTGCGGATACCATGCGCGAAGGGGAGACCATAAAAGGAAGTTTCCCTCCTTTGTCAATTCCCAAGATTCCGTTTACATGGGAAACGTTTATGATCATTATTCCTTATGCGGGTATTGTGGCAGGAGTAGGACTTATTGAGAGCTTATTGACTTTGAACATCATTGACGAGATAACCGAAACCCGCGGTAGTGGAAACAAGGAATGTGTAGCGCAAGGTACTGCCAATATTCTATCGGGATTCTTATCTGGGATGGGTGGTTGTGCCATGATCGGGCAGAGTCTGATCAATACTTCTTCCGGAGCAAGAGCAAGATTATCTGGTATTACGGCAGCCGTTATGCTCTTGGTTTTTATCATGTTCGGTAGCAGCTTGATAGAGCAATTGCCTATGGCCGCATTAGTAGGATTAATGTTCATGGTTGCCATTGGTACTTTTGAATGGGCGAGCTTTAAAACCTTTAGAAAAATGCCAAACTCAGACGTAATCGTTATGGTGTTGGTCACCCTAATTACTGCCATTACCCATAATTTGGCCATTGCTGTTCTGTTTGGAGTTATTATTTCTGCTTTGGCCTACTCTTGGGAAAACGCTAAACGAATTCGCGCAAGAAAATATGTGGATGACAACGGTGTCAAACATTATGAAATTTATGGCCCTTTGTTCTTTGGTTCGACAACGCTGTTTGCTGAAAAGTTTGATATTCAAAATGACCCAACCGAGGTCATCATCGATTTTCAGGAGAGCCGTGTAGCGGATATGTCTGGTATAGAAGCCTTGAACAAATTAACGGAGCGTTACGCAAAGGCGGGAAAAAAAGTACATCTAAGACATTTGAGCAAAGACTGTATTCGGCTTTTGGACAATGCCAAGGATATCATTGAGGTCAATGTTCTAGAAGACCCTACCTATAAGGTCGTTGTGGATGATGCTTTAATATAG
- a CDS encoding DinB family protein — protein sequence MKLPYDEIPEYPENYDSGNIMTRMIDGLGFRYYWATEGLTQKDLDYKPSKESRSVLETLQHICSMSEMILNAPQAKPNIQKDFTVYSYDELRKMTLENLKGASNLMAGKQAKDFEDFQVIFQQGEKQTPFPYWNLINGMLSDCIYHAGQITMMRRVSGNPINPNISVFTGKVRK from the coding sequence ATGAAACTCCCCTATGACGAGATTCCAGAATATCCTGAAAATTATGATTCAGGAAACATCATGACCAGAATGATCGATGGTCTTGGTTTTCGCTATTATTGGGCAACTGAGGGATTGACACAAAAAGACCTGGACTATAAACCTTCAAAAGAAAGTAGAAGTGTTCTGGAAACCTTACAGCATATTTGTAGTATGTCCGAAATGATATTGAACGCTCCGCAGGCCAAACCAAATATCCAAAAGGATTTCACCGTTTATTCTTATGACGAATTACGTAAAATGACTTTGGAAAACCTTAAAGGTGCAAGTAATTTAATGGCAGGCAAACAAGCTAAGGACTTTGAGGATTTTCAGGTAATCTTTCAGCAAGGAGAAAAACAGACGCCATTCCCGTATTGGAACTTGATCAATGGAATGCTTTCCGATTGTATTTACCATGCAGGCCAGATAACCATGATGCGTAGGGTTTCCGGTAACCCTATTAATCCTAACATTAGTGTTTTTACAGGTAAAGTGAGGAAGTAA
- a CDS encoding nicotinic acid mononucleotide adenyltransferase: protein MKNAKLLFGILFIGLLASSCYTEVIIEDDFIEASPLNTALVLESYDLWYVDINATRGNGEVPFLQRAFTVSFNRGVLYANNNIVGIGKTGNGLGIDVGSYATLNGVVEIDHDIDQLWLLDVFAVNNNTLELYDSRSDTSYILRGFQRNNFDYDMVFYDNINSFLQEYSAWEKTFTSELGALNEFDDENYLQFLPDNNNGFFRSSVDAIGIPLVNLQWDYEGDYTVFDVANDATLKTLTLDYDFLGNDYFELYVINDSTIELYHVASGTTYEFTGRGYTQYLKSSSAVGKKRSKVKNSIMNVTRQKK from the coding sequence ATGAAAAATGCAAAACTACTATTCGGAATTTTATTCATTGGACTTTTAGCAAGTTCATGTTATACAGAAGTAATCATTGAAGATGACTTTATTGAAGCGTCACCTTTAAATACTGCATTGGTATTGGAATCGTACGACTTATGGTATGTGGATATCAACGCCACAAGAGGAAATGGGGAGGTACCTTTTTTACAACGCGCTTTCACAGTTTCTTTTAACAGAGGTGTTCTGTATGCCAATAACAACATTGTGGGTATTGGGAAAACAGGGAATGGATTAGGGATAGATGTTGGTTCTTACGCAACACTGAACGGTGTAGTTGAGATTGATCATGATATTGACCAACTTTGGTTATTGGATGTTTTTGCCGTAAATAACAATACATTGGAGTTGTATGATTCACGCTCGGACACTTCATATATTCTAAGGGGATTTCAGCGTAACAATTTTGATTATGACATGGTGTTTTATGACAATATCAATTCCTTTCTGCAGGAATATAGTGCGTGGGAAAAAACGTTTACCAGTGAATTGGGAGCGTTGAACGAGTTTGATGATGAAAATTACCTTCAGTTTTTACCGGATAACAATAATGGATTCTTTAGGTCTTCTGTGGATGCCATAGGAATACCATTGGTGAATTTGCAATGGGACTATGAAGGTGACTATACGGTGTTCGATGTAGCCAACGATGCTACTCTCAAAACTTTAACACTGGATTATGACTTCTTGGGCAATGATTATTTTGAGCTTTACGTTATTAATGATAGTACAATTGAATTGTATCATGTTGCAAGTGGGACGACGTATGAGTTTACAGGAAGAGGGTACACGCAATATTTAAAATCGAGTTCTGCTGTTGGTAAGAAACGTTCAAAGGTTAAAAATTCCATAATGAACGTAACCCGACAGAAAAAATAG
- a CDS encoding YheT family hydrolase — protein sequence MPCISSSYHPSFFLKNGHLATIYAGLVRKVNDVIQKRERIFLSDGDFLDLDWSYGSATTEQLVILLHGLEGNAQRPYITGSAKLLNQNGFDVCAVNLRGCSGEPNTLYRSYHSGATEDLAEVIQHVINSRKYSQIYLKGFSLGGNLLLKYLGERALVPKELKAAVAVSVPCDLEESAKEIMKPKNVLYAARFKKNLLAKLRQKQILFPELVNDSDLVTIKTLLDFDDFYTSQAHGFHNGLDYYTKCSSLQFLKNITVPSLIINAKDDSFLGEACYPFQEADKNKNLYLEVPKYGGHVGFWGEKNITYTEKRALEFFTST from the coding sequence ATGCCTTGTATCTCTAGCTCTTATCATCCATCATTTTTCTTGAAAAACGGACATCTTGCCACAATTTATGCGGGTCTTGTTAGAAAAGTCAACGATGTTATCCAAAAAAGGGAGCGTATTTTTTTATCTGATGGAGATTTTCTGGATTTGGACTGGAGCTATGGTTCGGCTACAACAGAACAGCTGGTAATTCTATTGCATGGTCTCGAAGGAAATGCCCAGCGTCCTTACATTACAGGAAGTGCCAAATTACTAAACCAGAACGGATTTGATGTGTGTGCTGTAAACCTACGTGGATGCAGTGGCGAGCCGAATACGCTCTATCGTTCTTATCATTCTGGAGCAACAGAAGATTTGGCCGAGGTCATTCAACATGTCATAAATTCAAGAAAATATTCCCAAATCTATTTAAAAGGATTCAGTCTTGGTGGAAATCTACTCCTAAAATATCTAGGTGAAAGAGCCCTGGTTCCAAAAGAGCTAAAAGCTGCCGTTGCAGTTTCCGTCCCTTGCGATTTGGAGGAATCGGCTAAAGAAATCATGAAACCAAAAAATGTATTGTATGCAGCACGGTTTAAAAAGAACCTATTGGCCAAGCTCAGGCAAAAACAAATACTATTTCCTGAATTAGTGAACGATTCCGATTTAGTTACCATTAAAACATTGTTGGATTTTGATGATTTTTACACAAGCCAGGCACATGGTTTCCATAATGGATTGGATTATTATACAAAATGTAGCAGTCTTCAATTTTTAAAAAACATTACTGTTCCAAGTTTGATCATCAATGCCAAAGACGATTCTTTTTTGGGTGAAGCTTGTTATCCTTTTCAGGAAGCGGACAAAAACAAAAACCTGTATTTGGAAGTCCCCAAATACGGAGGGCATGTAGGGTTTTGGGGCGAAAAAAATATCACATATACAGAAAAAAGGGCGCTTGAATTTTTTACTTCAACATAA
- a CDS encoding thioesterase family protein: MFFKEFEIRWSDLDANRHLANSAYINFMSHTRMAYLGQLGFDQKSMAQYNIGPVVFYEHMYYFKEVFPGKPVKVSLGFKGMSENGMFFEFQHDFYDANGKNFARCEMMGAWMDLKERRLTDLPQVFLDAFATMEKSDEFKILTKEDTRKFFRVPKNL; encoded by the coding sequence ATGTTTTTTAAGGAATTTGAAATAAGATGGAGCGATTTGGATGCCAATCGCCATTTAGCCAACTCGGCATATATCAATTTTATGAGTCATACGCGTATGGCTTATTTGGGACAGTTGGGCTTTGACCAAAAATCCATGGCGCAATATAATATTGGTCCGGTAGTCTTCTATGAGCACATGTATTACTTCAAAGAAGTTTTCCCTGGAAAACCGGTAAAGGTTTCTCTTGGTTTTAAAGGTATGAGCGAAAACGGGATGTTTTTTGAATTCCAACATGATTTTTATGATGCAAATGGCAAAAACTTTGCCCGTTGTGAAATGATGGGTGCTTGGATGGATTTAAAGGAACGTCGTTTAACAGATTTACCTCAAGTCTTTTTGGATGCTTTTGCCACAATGGAAAAATCGGATGAGTTCAAGATTTTGACAAAGGAGGATACGCGGAAGTTTTTTAGGGTTCCGAAAAATCTATAA
- a CDS encoding UBP-type zinc finger domain-containing protein, producing MGLRIKKCEHLVAISDVKKARAYECEECVKIGDSWLHLRTCQECGVTLCCDSSPNKHASKHSASQKHPVASSAEPNENWMWCYVHKTLSKY from the coding sequence ATGGGCTTACGTATAAAAAAATGTGAACATCTCGTGGCAATTTCCGATGTAAAGAAAGCAAGAGCATATGAATGTGAGGAATGTGTAAAGATCGGTGATAGCTGGTTGCATTTGCGAACTTGTCAGGAATGTGGAGTAACATTATGCTGCGATAGTTCCCCAAATAAACATGCAAGTAAGCATTCAGCTTCACAAAAGCATCCCGTTGCAAGCTCTGCAGAACCCAATGAAAATTGGATGTGGTGCTACGTCCATAAAACACTATCAAAATATTAA
- a CDS encoding FAD-dependent oxidoreductase, translating into MKDPRFPELTQRQINVLKTYGEVENPPLGTKIFALGDLQYDFFVVLEGEVSIEDPYNENGVIVVHQKNEFTGDSGMLSNRGAQFHAITKENTTVLRITPKKLKEAIARHSDISDVLLNAFLLRQETVLTEFTGGIKLVGSGNSKETYAIRDFMDKNHIWYNFLDVDTSDSALELLENFNLSKEDLPILINSEAKVCQNPSLEELARYSGVLMDFEDKVFDLLVIGAGPAGLAGSVYAASEGLSVVTIDSKAPGGQAGKSSKIENYLGFPTGISGNDLANRAYVQAQKFGCNISIPHKAEKIEHTGSHFILHATNDKQIKTKAIMAATGANYRSLPIDNIEKYEGSGVYYSATGMNAASCKNELVGVVGGGNSAGQAALFLADHAKEVHVVLRGGDLGAKMSDYLVQRIEAAENIFVHLNTQVTELHGEHHLESLILENKSGEKTKKNITNLFTFIGAKPCTEWLQGLVVTDERGFICTGPGIQQKQLHKCAIYSGREPQSLETSIPGFFAVGDVRKGSVKRVASAVGEGSMCVSQVHQFLADLKDVEAVEA; encoded by the coding sequence ATGAAAGACCCACGTTTTCCTGAACTTACGCAAAGACAAATCAATGTTTTAAAAACCTATGGTGAAGTTGAGAATCCCCCTCTTGGAACAAAGATTTTTGCTCTGGGCGATTTACAATATGACTTTTTCGTGGTGCTGGAAGGAGAGGTTTCGATAGAAGACCCTTATAACGAAAATGGAGTTATCGTTGTCCATCAAAAAAATGAGTTTACAGGAGACAGTGGCATGCTCTCCAACCGTGGAGCACAATTTCATGCCATTACAAAAGAGAATACTACAGTGCTACGAATAACTCCAAAAAAATTAAAAGAAGCCATTGCAAGGCATAGCGATATTAGTGATGTATTATTGAATGCATTCCTGTTGCGCCAAGAAACCGTGCTTACCGAGTTTACCGGAGGTATAAAACTTGTAGGCTCAGGAAATTCAAAGGAAACCTATGCCATCCGTGATTTTATGGATAAAAATCATATCTGGTATAATTTTTTGGATGTGGACACTTCAGACTCGGCACTTGAGCTTTTAGAGAACTTTAATCTATCCAAAGAAGATCTTCCTATTTTGATCAATAGTGAGGCCAAGGTGTGTCAGAATCCATCGTTGGAAGAACTGGCGCGGTATTCAGGGGTGCTCATGGACTTTGAGGACAAGGTCTTTGATCTCCTTGTAATTGGTGCTGGACCTGCTGGTTTGGCGGGTAGCGTGTATGCCGCCTCTGAGGGATTGAGTGTAGTCACCATTGATAGCAAGGCACCTGGCGGACAGGCAGGGAAAAGCTCTAAAATTGAGAATTACTTGGGGTTTCCCACAGGGATATCCGGAAACGATTTGGCAAACAGGGCCTACGTACAGGCACAAAAGTTTGGCTGTAATATTTCAATTCCCCATAAGGCGGAAAAAATAGAACATACCGGTAGCCATTTTATATTGCATGCAACCAATGACAAACAAATAAAAACAAAGGCGATTATGGCCGCGACAGGTGCAAACTATCGTAGCCTGCCCATTGATAATATTGAAAAATATGAAGGTAGTGGTGTTTACTATTCGGCTACTGGAATGAATGCCGCATCCTGTAAAAATGAACTAGTGGGGGTAGTTGGAGGTGGAAATTCCGCCGGTCAAGCAGCCTTGTTTCTGGCAGACCATGCCAAGGAAGTACATGTTGTTTTGAGAGGGGGAGATTTAGGTGCAAAAATGAGCGATTACCTAGTACAGCGAATCGAAGCGGCCGAAAACATATTCGTACACCTCAACACGCAGGTTACCGAATTACATGGAGAACATCATTTAGAGTCGCTGATTTTGGAAAACAAGTCAGGTGAAAAAACAAAAAAGAACATTACCAATCTATTTACTTTTATTGGAGCTAAACCCTGTACGGAATGGTTACAAGGTCTGGTTGTAACGGATGAAAGAGGGTTTATTTGCACAGGACCCGGTATTCAACAGAAACAACTGCACAAATGTGCCATTTATTCCGGAAGGGAGCCACAATCCTTAGAAACCAGTATTCCTGGATTTTTTGCTGTGGGCGATGTTAGAAAAGGCTCGGTAAAACGGGTTGCTTCAGCAGTTGGGGAAGGCTCCATGTGCGTGAGCCAAGTCCATCAGTTTTTAGCAGATTTAAAAGATGTAGAAGCCGTTGAAGCGTAA
- a CDS encoding c-type cytochrome codes for MKKVILLLTLGVFVASCGGKKEEKKDGFEVSRTKSEDKKAQASEAIPIDLDNKGVGPIKNVDLPDEIDTEMASLGEAKFNAICVACHMVDQRMIGPAMEGVLERRSPEWVMNMILNPDGMLREDPIAKALLKEYNNAIMLNQNLSEEEARELLEYLRTL; via the coding sequence ATGAAAAAAGTAATCCTACTCCTTACATTGGGAGTTTTTGTTGCCAGTTGTGGCGGAAAAAAAGAAGAAAAAAAAGATGGTTTTGAGGTAAGCCGAACCAAATCCGAAGACAAAAAAGCGCAAGCCAGTGAAGCAATACCAATAGATTTGGACAACAAAGGGGTTGGGCCTATTAAAAATGTCGACTTACCAGATGAAATCGATACCGAAATGGCTTCTCTTGGAGAGGCTAAGTTCAATGCTATTTGTGTGGCCTGCCATATGGTAGACCAACGTATGATCGGCCCTGCAATGGAAGGGGTTTTAGAACGCCGTAGCCCAGAATGGGTCATGAACATGATATTGAACCCAGATGGTATGCTACGCGAAGACCCTATAGCAAAAGCCTTACTGAAAGAGTATAATAATGCTATAATGCTTAACCAAAACCTTTCAGAAGAGGAGGCTAGAGAACTTTTGGAATACCTTAGAACTTTATAA
- a CDS encoding membrane or secreted protein — MGRYFLLLLIGILGVSANAQTLIGAWENTSFSSEGNSLKNILIISEAYYASTWFNTKTGAFVSTDGGQWALKGDEITHTIEFDSGDLEHIGAIVSFRIELPQDKLKIKGNDSAWTRIDDGSPGTLAGAWLMSGRKRNGEFQTRDTDRPRKTMKILSGTRFQWIAYNTETKEFMGTGGGSYTTVNGKYTENIEFFSRDDSRVGASLQFDYSVKDGDWHHSGFSSKGDPLYEVWSIRNQ; from the coding sequence ATGGGAAGATACTTTTTACTATTACTTATTGGAATTCTTGGGGTATCCGCAAATGCACAGACCTTGATAGGTGCTTGGGAAAACACAAGTTTTTCTTCTGAAGGAAACTCCTTGAAAAATATCCTTATCATTTCTGAAGCGTATTACGCATCAACGTGGTTCAACACCAAAACAGGGGCCTTTGTGAGCACAGATGGGGGGCAATGGGCTTTGAAAGGCGATGAAATCACACATACTATTGAATTTGACTCTGGTGATTTAGAACATATTGGTGCCATAGTATCTTTTAGAATTGAGCTGCCCCAAGACAAATTGAAGATTAAGGGAAATGATAGCGCATGGACTCGAATTGATGATGGTAGTCCAGGTACCTTGGCAGGAGCTTGGTTAATGTCCGGTCGTAAACGCAATGGGGAATTCCAAACCAGGGATACCGACCGACCGCGTAAAACCATGAAAATACTTTCGGGAACCCGTTTTCAATGGATTGCGTACAACACGGAAACCAAGGAGTTTATGGGTACGGGTGGTGGCTCATACACCACGGTTAATGGAAAGTATACCGAAAATATCGAGTTCTTTTCACGAGATGATTCAAGAGTAGGCGCAAGTCTTCAATTTGATTATAGTGTAAAAGATGGAGATTGGCATCATTCTGGTTTTAGCAGTAAAGGTGACCCGCTTTATGAGGTTTGGAGTATTCGAAATCAATAA
- a CDS encoding nitronate monooxygenase family protein has translation MSHKAEFIKDLSLPAVAAPMFLISGPKLVIECCKNGIVGTFPALNQRTSEGFEEWLIQIKSELQQFEKETGKKPAPFGVNLIVHPTNPRLEADVKLCVKHQVPLVITSLGAVSQVVDAIHSYGGLVFHDIIKKRHAEKAAGAGVDGLILVAAGAGGHAGSINPMSLVAEIKKFFDKTILLSGCISTGRDIASAMQMGADLAYMGTRFINSEESKAPEEYRKMIIEAGASDVVYTAAISGVHANFLAASLQAAGISEEDLKKNHKIDFGKELDTEAKAWKTIWSAGQGVTTIEDTMPVTKLVDTLKSEFKSAIEEQSNLLERYPK, from the coding sequence ATGAGCCATAAAGCCGAATTCATCAAAGACCTTTCATTACCAGCCGTAGCAGCCCCAATGTTTCTTATCTCTGGCCCAAAATTGGTCATAGAATGTTGTAAAAATGGGATTGTTGGTACCTTTCCTGCATTGAACCAAAGAACAAGTGAAGGGTTTGAAGAATGGCTCATCCAAATCAAATCAGAGTTGCAACAATTTGAAAAGGAGACCGGAAAAAAACCGGCCCCTTTTGGTGTAAATCTCATTGTACACCCCACAAACCCTAGATTAGAAGCCGATGTTAAGCTCTGTGTAAAACATCAAGTGCCGTTGGTCATTACCTCCTTGGGAGCAGTGAGCCAGGTTGTGGATGCCATTCACAGCTACGGCGGTTTGGTGTTCCATGACATTATCAAAAAAAGACATGCCGAAAAAGCAGCTGGGGCTGGTGTGGATGGATTGATTCTTGTAGCTGCCGGGGCAGGCGGACATGCAGGCAGCATAAACCCTATGAGTTTGGTAGCAGAAATAAAGAAATTCTTTGATAAGACCATATTGCTTTCAGGGTGCATCAGTACGGGTAGGGATATTGCCTCTGCCATGCAGATGGGTGCAGATTTGGCATATATGGGAACCCGGTTTATAAATTCCGAAGAGAGCAAGGCGCCAGAAGAATACAGAAAAATGATCATTGAAGCCGGAGCAAGCGATGTGGTGTACACTGCAGCCATATCTGGAGTACATGCCAATTTTTTAGCGGCAAGTCTGCAGGCAGCGGGAATCAGCGAAGAAGACTTAAAGAAAAATCACAAAATAGACTTTGGAAAAGAATTGGACACAGAAGCCAAAGCCTGGAAAACCATTTGGTCCGCAGGACAGGGTGTAACCACCATCGAGGATACAATGCCAGTTACTAAATTAGTGGATACCCTTAAATCCGAGTTTAAATCAGCAATAGAGGAACAGTCAAATTTGTTGGAAAGATATCCAAAGTAA
- a CDS encoding bestrophin family protein, translating into MYIKRNIGFGLLLRYAWKNLIFFSLYATIVYALYFVLGWTFIDLPFQPISVIGIAVSFYIGFKNSQSYDRFWEGRKIWGGIVNYSRTWGIRVLSFVHSDNPEKDKEIQRVMIHRHIAWLNALRVQLRQPKSWSIKENKSVEKIFDKHAERNISCNEAYNYVSMREFSDLRKRVNPATHLVKNQAQDITQLRKENILDSFQELQLQGVLEEFYNLQGKCERIKNTPFPRQYAYFSKIFTWIFILLIPFGLLNVFKGHNEMYDSSGVDWLIFLQIFFSILISWIFTTMEIVGDNSEDPFEGRVNDVPMTALCRTIEIDLRDMLDEEELPEPVQAKDNILY; encoded by the coding sequence ATGTATATAAAAAGAAATATTGGGTTTGGACTTCTTCTTAGATACGCATGGAAAAACCTTATTTTTTTCTCTCTTTACGCAACTATAGTCTATGCCCTCTATTTTGTTTTAGGATGGACTTTTATCGACTTGCCGTTTCAACCAATTTCGGTCATAGGTATTGCCGTTTCTTTTTATATAGGATTTAAAAATAGCCAAAGCTATGATCGGTTTTGGGAAGGCCGAAAAATATGGGGCGGTATTGTTAACTATAGTAGGACCTGGGGTATTCGAGTACTTTCATTTGTACATTCAGACAATCCTGAAAAAGATAAGGAAATCCAAAGAGTAATGATCCACAGACATATTGCTTGGCTCAATGCTTTGCGAGTGCAGTTGCGGCAACCCAAATCTTGGAGCATCAAGGAAAATAAATCCGTGGAAAAAATCTTTGACAAGCATGCTGAACGAAATATTTCATGCAATGAAGCTTACAATTATGTTAGCATGCGCGAGTTCAGTGATTTGAGAAAGAGGGTAAATCCTGCAACGCATTTAGTTAAAAATCAAGCACAGGATATTACCCAGCTCAGAAAAGAAAACATTTTGGATAGTTTTCAAGAATTGCAGCTACAGGGTGTTCTTGAGGAGTTTTACAATTTGCAGGGGAAATGCGAACGCATTAAAAACACTCCTTTTCCCAGACAATATGCCTATTTTTCTAAAATATTCACTTGGATTTTTATCTTGTTGATTCCTTTTGGTTTGCTCAATGTTTTTAAGGGACACAACGAAATGTACGATTCAAGCGGAGTGGATTGGCTTATTTTTTTACAAATCTTTTTCTCGATATTGATTTCTTGGATTTTCACCACTATGGAAATTGTGGGCGATAATAGCGAAGATCCTTTTGAAGGGAGGGTGAACGATGTACCAATGACTGCCTTGTGCCGCACTATAGAGATTGATTTACGCGATATGCTGGATGAAGAGGAACTTCCAGAACCTGTACAAGCTAAAGACAATATTTTGTATTAA